A window of the Sphingobium sp. CAP-1 genome harbors these coding sequences:
- a CDS encoding transglutaminase family protein yields MKLIVRHQTVYRYAASAGRVAMRLKLMPVDTPAQKVLEWRVSVNDEVLTGFHPNSYGEKEAIWIRHDRLDNAVIVAEGLVETRESHGVVGHLHSRVDPRYFLRDTRLTRASPGIVAMARDLPEQDGPLATLHALSAAVSDAIQYRAGVTTSDTTAAEAFALGAGVCQDHAQVFIAAARAIDIPARYVSGYLLAGEGDALHETHGWAEAFVPELGWIGFDPSNRVCVTERYLRVASGLDADEAAPIRGSVTVAGDIWIDADVRIAQAEDGVEERQLQRQQQQATPSSEE; encoded by the coding sequence ATGAAACTGATCGTCCGCCACCAGACCGTCTACCGCTACGCCGCCAGCGCCGGGCGGGTGGCGATGCGGCTGAAGCTGATGCCGGTCGACACGCCCGCGCAAAAGGTGCTGGAATGGCGGGTCAGCGTCAATGACGAGGTGCTGACCGGTTTCCACCCCAACAGCTATGGCGAAAAGGAAGCGATCTGGATTCGCCACGACCGGCTCGACAATGCGGTGATCGTGGCGGAGGGGCTGGTGGAGACGCGCGAGAGCCATGGCGTCGTCGGCCATCTGCACAGCCGGGTCGATCCGCGCTATTTCCTGCGCGACACCCGCCTGACCCGCGCATCGCCGGGCATCGTCGCGATGGCGCGCGACCTGCCCGAACAGGATGGCCCACTCGCCACGCTCCACGCGCTGTCGGCGGCGGTCAGCGACGCGATCCAGTATCGCGCCGGCGTCACCACATCCGACACCACCGCCGCCGAAGCCTTCGCGCTGGGGGCGGGCGTGTGTCAGGACCATGCGCAGGTCTTTATCGCGGCCGCCCGCGCGATCGACATCCCCGCCCGCTATGTGTCGGGCTATCTGCTCGCGGGAGAGGGGGACGCGCTGCACGAAACTCATGGCTGGGCCGAAGCCTTTGTGCCGGAACTGGGCTGGATCGGTTTCGACCCGTCCAACCGCGTCTGCGTCACCGAACGCTATCTGCGCGTTGCCAGTGGCCTCGACGCGGATGAAGCCGCGCCGATCCGCGGTTCGGTCACGGTGGCGGGCGACATATGGATTGACGCCGACGTTCGCATCGCGCAGGCGGAGGACGGAGTCGAGGAGCGGCAGTTGCAGCGCCAGCAGCAGCAGGCTACCCCTTCATCCGAAGAGTAA
- the trxB gene encoding thioredoxin-disulfide reductase, with the protein MTATHSTRMLILGSGPAGLSAAIYGARAGLAPIVVQGMQPGGQLTITTDVENYPGFKDVIQGPWLMEQMQAQAEHVGAQMMYDQIVDVDLSERPFRLTGDSGTVYVADTLVICTGAQAKWLGVEGEEHLQGKGVSACATCDGFFYRGKKVVVIGGGNTAVEEALYLTNHSQDVTLIHRRDTLRAEKILQQRLHAHPNIKVLWNKAVDRFVGGGAPEGLVGVDLTDTVTGEKSHVATDGGFVAIGHHPATELFTGKLPLDEGYIIVEKGTTRTAVPGVFAAGDVTDKIYRQAVTAAGMGCMAALDVEKFLAEQDFEELVEA; encoded by the coding sequence ATGACCGCCACTCATTCGACCCGCATGTTGATCCTCGGTTCCGGCCCGGCCGGCCTGTCCGCCGCCATCTATGGCGCGCGCGCCGGCCTCGCGCCGATCGTGGTGCAGGGGATGCAGCCGGGCGGGCAGTTGACCATCACCACCGATGTCGAAAATTATCCCGGCTTCAAGGATGTGATCCAGGGGCCGTGGCTGATGGAGCAGATGCAGGCGCAGGCCGAGCATGTCGGCGCGCAGATGATGTATGACCAGATTGTCGATGTCGACCTGAGCGAACGTCCGTTCAGGCTGACCGGCGACAGCGGCACGGTCTATGTCGCTGACACTTTGGTCATCTGCACCGGCGCGCAGGCCAAATGGCTGGGCGTCGAGGGCGAGGAGCATTTGCAGGGCAAGGGCGTGTCGGCCTGCGCCACCTGCGACGGCTTCTTCTATCGCGGCAAGAAGGTGGTGGTAATCGGCGGCGGCAACACCGCGGTCGAGGAAGCGCTCTACCTCACCAACCACAGCCAGGACGTGACCCTGATCCACCGCCGCGACACGCTGCGCGCGGAAAAGATCCTGCAACAGCGGCTCCACGCCCACCCCAATATCAAGGTGCTGTGGAACAAGGCGGTCGACCGTTTCGTCGGCGGCGGCGCGCCCGAAGGGCTGGTCGGCGTCGACCTGACCGATACGGTGACGGGCGAAAAGAGCCATGTCGCCACTGACGGCGGCTTCGTCGCGATCGGCCATCATCCCGCGACCGAATTGTTCACCGGCAAGCTGCCGCTCGATGAAGGCTATATCATCGTGGAAAAGGGCACGACCCGCACCGCCGTCCCCGGCGTGTTCGCGGCGGGCGATGTCACCGACAAAATCTATCGGCAGGCGGTGACGGCGGCGGGCATGGGCTGCATGGCCGCGCTCGATGTCGAGAAATTCCTGGCGGAACAGGATTTCGAGGAACTGGTGGAGGCGTAA
- a CDS encoding acyl-CoA ligase (AMP-forming), exosortase A system-associated, whose amino-acid sequence MIDGAQMRPIDHLLLRGDPVRPALDGRSGSYNYAELEQTLGRLAGWLAGFGLKPGARVASWIAKGPVAALMPLAAPRAGLVHVPVNPLLKHGQVAHILADSGAALLIGTAARLDSLQPGDVPAGCRLHREEDAACAMSGGQAVGPSTAAPDALAAILYTSGSTGRPKGVVLTHANLWLGAVAVADYLKLTPDDRTACVLPFSFDYGQNQLLSTWFSGGCVYPLDYLTPRDVMKLVDRRDITTLAGVPPLWVQLTELDWPAEVAGKLRRLTNSGGALTRPLVAKLRALFAQADLYPMYGLTEAFRSTYLPPALVASHPDSMGRAIPFAEILVVRPDGSVTQDDEPGELVHCGPLVAQGYWRDPARTAERFKPAPAASRYGGMAVWSGDTVRRDADGLLYFVGRDDAMIKSAGNRISPTEIEEAAVAVPGVAEAVALGVKDDRLGQAVRLLIRSADPAAADTVAAHLKQELPNFMQPKDMIVLPEFPRNPNGKIDRVALAGTYGA is encoded by the coding sequence ATGATCGACGGCGCGCAAATGCGGCCGATCGACCATCTGCTCTTGCGCGGAGATCCCGTGCGGCCGGCGCTGGATGGCCGTTCGGGCAGTTATAACTATGCGGAACTGGAGCAGACGCTGGGCCGGCTGGCCGGCTGGCTCGCCGGTTTCGGGCTGAAACCGGGCGCGCGAGTCGCAAGCTGGATCGCCAAGGGGCCGGTCGCCGCGCTGATGCCGCTGGCCGCGCCGCGCGCGGGCCTCGTCCATGTGCCGGTCAATCCGCTGCTCAAACATGGGCAGGTCGCGCACATATTGGCGGACAGTGGCGCTGCCTTGCTGATCGGCACGGCGGCGCGGCTCGACAGCCTCCAGCCGGGCGATGTGCCGGCCGGGTGCCGGCTCCACCGCGAGGAGGACGCCGCCTGCGCGATGAGCGGAGGGCAGGCGGTTGGTCCTTCGACGGCTGCGCCGGATGCTCTGGCGGCGATCCTCTACACCAGCGGATCGACCGGCCGGCCCAAGGGGGTCGTGTTGACCCACGCCAATCTCTGGCTGGGCGCGGTGGCGGTGGCGGATTATCTGAAACTCACGCCGGACGATCGCACCGCCTGCGTCCTGCCCTTCAGCTTCGACTATGGGCAGAACCAGTTGCTCTCCACATGGTTTTCGGGCGGCTGCGTCTATCCGCTCGATTATCTGACCCCGCGCGACGTAATGAAGCTGGTCGACCGCCGGGATATCACGACGCTGGCGGGCGTGCCGCCGCTCTGGGTACAACTGACCGAACTGGACTGGCCGGCCGAGGTGGCGGGCAAGCTGCGGCGGCTGACCAACAGCGGCGGGGCGTTGACCCGCCCGCTGGTGGCGAAGCTGCGCGCGCTGTTTGCGCAGGCCGATCTTTACCCCATGTATGGCCTGACCGAGGCGTTCCGTTCCACATACCTGCCGCCGGCGCTGGTCGCCAGCCATCCCGATTCGATGGGCCGTGCCATTCCCTTCGCGGAGATTTTGGTGGTTCGCCCCGACGGCAGCGTGACGCAGGATGACGAGCCGGGCGAACTGGTCCATTGCGGCCCGCTGGTGGCGCAGGGCTATTGGCGCGATCCGGCGCGCACCGCCGAACGCTTCAAACCCGCGCCCGCCGCGTCGCGCTATGGCGGCATGGCGGTCTGGTCGGGCGATACGGTGCGCCGTGATGCTGACGGACTGCTCTATTTCGTCGGGCGCGACGATGCGATGATCAAGTCGGCCGGCAACCGCATCAGCCCGACCGAGATAGAGGAGGCCGCCGTCGCTGTGCCGGGCGTTGCCGAAGCGGTCGCGTTGGGGGTGAAGGACGATCGGCTGGGGCAGGCGGTGCGCCTGCTGATCCGGTCGGCGGACCCGGCGGCGGCCGATACGGTCGCCGCGCATCTCAAACAGGAACTGCCCAATTTCATGCAGCCCAAGGATATGATCGTGCTTCCCGAATTTCCCCGCAATCCCAATGGCAAGATCGATCGGGTCGCGCTTGCCGGAACCTATGGCGCATGA
- a CDS encoding pyridoxal-dependent decarboxylase, exosortase A system-associated has product MKPMGPIPAWFGDEEGMLLIGGCGAASLVDEAGDTPLFVYDMAIVEAQVRRFREAMPKAVHLHYAVKANPHAPLLARMTGQVDGFDIASGGELAMALTAGMAPDRISFAGPGKRNDELEAAIFAGVTLHLESEGEGRRALAAAEKVGKRPRVAVRVNPDFDLKGSGMKMGGGAKPFGVDADRAAALARAMIDAGADWQGWHIFAGSQNLDAMAIIETQAATIALAARLSDEVGAAPPLVNLGGGFGLAYFPGDERLDIRPIGVALDSVLESLPDIVRTSDFAIELGRWLVGEAGVYLTRVVDVKRSQGETFVVVDGGLHHQLAASGNFGTVVRRNYPIALANHFGAAPAAEPVTVVGCLCTPIDRLGEKVALPPVGEGDLVAIFLAGAYGASASPAAFLGHPSPRELLLG; this is encoded by the coding sequence ATGAAGCCGATGGGACCGATTCCCGCCTGGTTCGGGGACGAAGAGGGCATGTTGCTGATCGGCGGCTGCGGCGCGGCCAGCCTGGTGGACGAAGCGGGCGATACGCCGCTGTTCGTCTATGACATGGCCATTGTCGAGGCGCAGGTGCGCCGCTTCCGCGAGGCGATGCCAAAGGCGGTGCATCTCCATTATGCGGTGAAGGCCAATCCTCACGCGCCGCTGCTGGCGCGGATGACGGGGCAGGTCGACGGGTTCGACATCGCGTCGGGCGGCGAACTGGCGATGGCGCTGACGGCCGGCATGGCGCCGGACCGGATCAGTTTCGCCGGGCCGGGCAAGCGCAATGACGAACTGGAGGCCGCGATCTTCGCTGGCGTCACGCTGCATCTGGAGTCGGAGGGCGAAGGGCGTCGCGCGCTGGCGGCGGCCGAAAAGGTCGGCAAGAGGCCGCGCGTCGCGGTGCGGGTGAACCCGGATTTCGACCTCAAGGGATCGGGGATGAAGATGGGCGGCGGGGCCAAGCCTTTCGGCGTGGATGCCGACCGGGCGGCGGCGCTGGCGCGGGCGATGATCGACGCCGGGGCGGACTGGCAGGGCTGGCATATTTTCGCGGGCAGCCAAAATCTGGACGCGATGGCGATCATCGAGACGCAGGCGGCGACGATCGCGCTCGCCGCGCGGCTGTCGGACGAAGTGGGCGCGGCCCCGCCGCTGGTCAATCTGGGCGGTGGCTTTGGCCTCGCCTATTTCCCCGGCGACGAGCGGCTGGACATTCGCCCGATCGGCGTGGCGCTGGACAGCGTGCTGGAAAGCCTGCCCGACATAGTGCGGACCAGCGATTTCGCCATCGAACTGGGCCGCTGGCTGGTGGGGGAGGCGGGCGTCTACCTGACCCGCGTGGTCGATGTGAAGCGCAGCCAGGGAGAGACGTTCGTCGTCGTGGATGGCGGGCTGCATCATCAACTCGCAGCCAGCGGCAATTTCGGCACGGTGGTCCGCCGCAACTATCCGATCGCGCTCGCCAATCATTTCGGTGCGGCCCCGGCGGCGGAGCCGGTGACGGTGGTGGGCTGCCTCTGCACCCCGATCGACCGGCTGGGGGAGAAGGTGGCGCTGCCGCCGGTCGGCGAAGGCGATCTTGTCGCCATCTTCCTGGCGGGGGCATATGGCGCATCGGCAAGTCCTGCGGCATTTCTTGGCCATCCAAGTCCTCGTGAACTTTTACTTGGCTGA
- a CDS encoding GNAT family N-acetyltransferase, with protein MRAPREYHSLEEVRQALAGRLDRGAVPGLFDRFDWFAALHRRCFPDRPVRVLQAEEDGREAWLFLLSPAPRRVSALANWYSFCWSPLFLGEPDAAAQQRLLEAIARHLLASSAQIDLYPLEDAAPLLGALRRTGWFAVRRTMGGRYLLDVNERSFADYWASRPGRLRNLVRRKSRGSPFVLSISDRLTDDLWRDYVDVHARSWKDAEPAAGLDFLHDLARRESAAGTLRLGFARMDGRAVATQLWTVEQGVALIHKLSHDCACDSGSPGTLLSHAMFAQAIDRDRVALIDYGTGDNGYKTDWMERRAPLQRIDAFNPRFASAWLPAARTAISALVG; from the coding sequence TTGCGGGCGCCAAGGGAATATCACAGCCTCGAAGAAGTGCGGCAGGCTTTGGCCGGCCGGCTGGATCGCGGCGCTGTGCCCGGCTTGTTCGACCGGTTCGACTGGTTCGCGGCGCTGCACCGTCGCTGTTTTCCCGACAGGCCGGTACGCGTCCTCCAGGCCGAGGAAGATGGGCGCGAAGCCTGGCTGTTCCTCCTCTCCCCCGCCCCGCGCCGGGTCAGCGCGCTGGCCAACTGGTATAGTTTCTGCTGGTCGCCCCTCTTCCTGGGCGAACCGGACGCAGCCGCGCAGCAACGATTGCTGGAGGCGATCGCCCGGCATCTGCTGGCGAGCAGCGCGCAGATCGACCTCTATCCGCTGGAGGATGCGGCGCCGTTGCTGGGGGCGCTGCGCCGCACCGGCTGGTTCGCGGTGCGGCGGACCATGGGCGGGCGCTATCTGCTCGATGTGAACGAGCGCAGTTTCGCCGATTACTGGGCGTCGCGACCCGGCCGGCTGCGCAATCTGGTCCGGCGCAAGAGCCGGGGCAGCCCCTTCGTCCTGTCGATCAGCGACCGGCTAACCGACGATCTGTGGCGCGACTATGTCGATGTCCATGCCCGTAGCTGGAAGGATGCGGAGCCGGCGGCGGGGCTGGATTTCCTCCACGACCTCGCCCGGCGGGAAAGCGCGGCGGGGACGTTGCGGCTGGGCTTTGCCCGGATGGACGGGCGTGCGGTCGCAACCCAGCTCTGGACCGTGGAACAGGGCGTCGCCCTGATCCACAAGCTCAGCCATGATTGTGCGTGCGACAGCGGATCACCCGGCACCCTGCTCAGCCATGCGATGTTCGCGCAGGCGATCGACCGGGATCGGGTCGCGCTGATCGACTACGGCACCGGCGACAATGGCTACAAGACCGACTGGATGGAGCGCCGTGCGCCGCTCCAGCGGATCGACGCCTTCAATCCCCGCTTCGCCTCCGCCTGGCTGCCGGCTGCGCGAACCGCCATTTCCGCGCTTGTAGGTTAG
- a CDS encoding transcription factor jumonji, JmjC, with product MSFLASSSLGPFASAYPLSPAMLRHRLMDQPLLSIEALAKAALELPPEYVERRISNAVNGGEFAMDRSDDADAAAVIRSINSSGNWVMLRFVEQLPAYRDLLDEVMQEIGPAILPSTGPGLTVRGFIFISSPGTLTPFHFDCEYNILFQIAGDKHFATYQPMAPWLPLDRHEAYYGAGDNMLPWNDAYEAQANIHPLRPGDALFIPYAAPHWVKAGAEPSISLSITWQSEWSQSVGAAMRINPLLRRCRLPAGDVPIWPKAPKWRSLGCRVARKAGLL from the coding sequence ATGTCCTTTCTCGCCTCGTCCAGTCTCGGCCCCTTCGCCAGCGCCTATCCCCTGTCGCCAGCAATGCTGCGGCACAGGCTGATGGACCAGCCGCTATTGTCGATCGAGGCGCTGGCGAAAGCGGCGCTCGAACTGCCACCGGAATATGTCGAGCGCCGGATATCGAACGCCGTCAACGGCGGCGAATTCGCAATGGATCGATCAGACGACGCCGATGCCGCCGCCGTCATTCGGTCCATCAACAGCAGCGGCAACTGGGTCATGCTCCGCTTCGTCGAACAATTGCCTGCCTATCGCGACTTGCTTGACGAGGTGATGCAGGAGATCGGGCCGGCGATTTTGCCTTCGACCGGGCCGGGCCTGACGGTCAGGGGGTTCATCTTCATTTCCTCGCCCGGCACATTGACCCCGTTTCACTTCGACTGCGAATATAATATCCTGTTCCAGATCGCGGGCGACAAGCATTTCGCGACCTATCAACCCATGGCGCCCTGGCTGCCGCTCGACCGGCACGAGGCCTATTATGGCGCGGGCGACAATATGTTGCCCTGGAACGACGCCTATGAGGCGCAGGCGAATATTCACCCGCTGCGTCCCGGCGATGCGCTGTTCATCCCCTATGCGGCGCCGCACTGGGTGAAGGCAGGCGCGGAGCCGTCCATTTCGCTGTCGATCACCTGGCAGAGCGAATGGAGCCAGTCGGTTGGCGCCGCCATGCGGATCAATCCGTTGCTGCGCCGGTGCAGATTGCCCGCCGGCGACGTACCCATCTGGCCAAAGGCGCCGAAATGGCGTTCGCTCGGTTGCCGCGTTGCCCGCAAGGCAGGCCTGTTATGA
- a CDS encoding peptidase, whose product MTYCVAVRVDQGLVMLSDTRTNAGMDNIARFRKSFTYHVPGERAITLLCSGNLSITQGVKATLSKAIKEAKLDPGVETILNCDTMHRVAQIVGEAMQKMQQRYRENIEMGGSGSSASIMIAGQRKGGKPRLYLIYSAGNFIEATEDTPFFQIGEHKYGKPILDRIIKRETTLEDATKAVLVSMDSTLRSNLSVGMPLDLTVIPTDAFDFRVRTRIEADNEEFAMISQSWSAALRKGFEDLPNVLD is encoded by the coding sequence GTGACTTATTGTGTGGCCGTGCGCGTGGACCAGGGACTGGTCATGCTGTCCGACACCCGCACCAATGCGGGCATGGACAATATCGCGCGCTTTCGGAAGAGTTTCACCTATCATGTTCCCGGTGAACGGGCGATCACCCTCCTATGTTCGGGCAACCTGTCCATCACCCAGGGGGTGAAGGCGACGCTGAGCAAGGCGATCAAGGAAGCGAAGCTCGATCCCGGCGTCGAAACCATCCTCAATTGCGACACCATGCATCGCGTGGCGCAGATCGTGGGCGAAGCGATGCAGAAGATGCAGCAGCGCTATCGCGAAAATATCGAGATGGGCGGCTCCGGCTCCAGCGCGTCGATCATGATCGCAGGCCAGCGCAAGGGCGGCAAGCCGCGCCTCTACCTCATCTATTCCGCCGGCAATTTCATCGAAGCGACCGAGGACACGCCCTTCTTCCAGATCGGCGAGCATAAATATGGCAAGCCGATTCTCGACCGCATCATCAAGCGTGAAACCACGCTGGAGGACGCGACCAAGGCGGTGCTGGTGTCGATGGATTCGACGCTGCGCTCCAACCTCTCCGTCGGGATGCCGCTCGACCTGACGGTGATCCCCACCGACGCCTTCGACTTCCGCGTCCGCACGCGCATAGAGGCGGACAATGAAGAATTTGCGATGATCTCGCAAAGCTGGAGTGCCGCGCTGCGCAAGGGGTTTGAGGATCTGCCCAACGTGCTGGATTGA
- a CDS encoding GNAT family N-acetyltransferase: protein MSILPAASSFQASNSHEWPAADVDRPIVRMVRHADLTADDRACWAALSAQAGAANIFAQDWFMDAALSHAHDGRDVLLAVVSLGRGPWLGVMPLMAEWRFGRWPAHIWHNWSATNQFLGTPLVAAQSAHIFWDYLLTFLDTRAGGEILLHFDGFDADDPVSMALFDHCRQEGRALHTIQCVDRPAHRAGDDGAGRGDPKTQGRLRSLLRRLERDHGPVAVTLLDPAQPCAPWIDAFLELEASGWKGRAGSALGSDPATEALFRTVIERGHANGSARLASLSTGGHVIAMSSWFESATWGHGFKMAYDEGYRAYAPGQLLMHDVSDRIGRRPDMSFDTCVPRGANHYHRLWHGNRRIIDGAVAIGSRWHRLHFDALIRARAAYAAVKNHFHPPQT from the coding sequence ATGAGCATTCTGCCCGCCGCCAGCAGCTTTCAGGCAAGCAACAGCCATGAATGGCCGGCGGCGGATGTTGACCGGCCCATTGTCCGCATGGTGCGGCACGCCGATTTGACCGCGGACGACCGGGCGTGCTGGGCGGCCTTGTCCGCACAGGCCGGGGCAGCCAATATCTTTGCGCAGGACTGGTTTATGGACGCCGCGCTGAGCCACGCCCATGATGGCCGCGACGTGCTGCTGGCTGTCGTCAGCCTGGGGCGGGGACCATGGCTGGGCGTGATGCCGCTGATGGCCGAATGGCGGTTTGGACGCTGGCCCGCGCACATCTGGCACAATTGGTCGGCGACCAACCAGTTTCTGGGCACGCCTCTGGTGGCGGCGCAATCCGCCCATATCTTCTGGGACTATCTGCTCACCTTCCTCGACACGCGGGCAGGCGGCGAGATATTGCTGCATTTTGACGGGTTTGATGCAGATGACCCGGTCAGCATGGCGCTGTTCGACCATTGCCGGCAGGAAGGGCGCGCGCTTCACACCATCCAGTGCGTCGACCGCCCGGCCCATCGCGCCGGCGACGATGGAGCGGGGCGCGGCGACCCCAAAACACAAGGCCGCCTGCGCAGCCTGTTGCGGCGGCTGGAGCGCGATCATGGTCCCGTTGCGGTCACTTTGCTCGACCCGGCTCAACCATGCGCGCCCTGGATCGACGCCTTTCTGGAGTTGGAGGCATCCGGCTGGAAGGGACGCGCTGGCAGCGCTCTTGGCAGCGATCCGGCGACCGAGGCTCTGTTCCGCACCGTTATAGAACGCGGCCATGCAAATGGCAGCGCCCGGCTCGCCAGCTTGTCGACCGGTGGCCATGTGATCGCCATGTCGAGCTGGTTCGAATCCGCGACCTGGGGCCATGGCTTCAAAATGGCCTATGACGAGGGCTATCGCGCCTATGCCCCCGGCCAGCTATTGATGCATGATGTCAGCGACAGGATCGGACGCCGGCCCGACATGTCGTTCGACACCTGCGTCCCGCGCGGGGCGAACCATTATCATCGGTTATGGCACGGCAACCGCAGGATCATCGATGGCGCTGTCGCCATCGGCTCCCGCTGGCACCGTTTGCATTTTGATGCACTGATCAGGGCGCGGGCCGCTTATGCGGCGGTCAAAAACCATTTTCATCCCCCGCAAACATAG
- a CDS encoding acyl carrier protein has protein sequence MQGHNNQPVDQTPDVDSLMRALLRDVLGLSQDRVDAFTADTPLFGALPELDSMAVAGLLTEMEDRFGILIEDEDIDGDTFETFGTLSAFAQAKVG, from the coding sequence ATGCAGGGGCACAATAATCAGCCGGTCGACCAGACCCCCGATGTGGACAGCCTGATGCGGGCGCTGCTGCGCGACGTGCTGGGCCTGTCGCAGGATCGGGTCGATGCCTTCACCGCCGACACGCCGCTGTTCGGCGCGCTGCCGGAGCTGGATTCCATGGCCGTCGCGGGCCTGCTCACCGAGATGGAGGACCGCTTCGGCATCCTCATCGAGGATGAGGATATTGACGGCGACACGTTCGAAACATTCGGCACGCTCAGCGCCTTCGCGCAGGCGAAGGTCGGCTGA
- a CDS encoding XrtA/PEP-CTERM system exopolysaccharide export protein, whose product MRFKSVSRLLIGASLPAVALSGCASGGAGPQLPPASFVSTQEGPGEEYVIGPLDDLTIFVWRNAELGAKVQVRPDGRITTPLITDMPAVGKTPKMLAEDIKLALSQYIENPLVSVIVNNFNGTYSQQVRIVGATEKPASIPYRANMTLLDAMISVGGLSEYAAGNRGRLVRFDKATGKQKEYQVRLNDLLKKGDTRANVLLAPGDVIIIPESMF is encoded by the coding sequence ATGCGTTTCAAGTCGGTTTCCAGGCTTCTGATCGGCGCCTCGCTGCCCGCGGTCGCCCTGTCGGGCTGCGCGTCGGGCGGGGCCGGGCCGCAATTGCCGCCTGCCTCCTTCGTGTCGACGCAGGAGGGGCCGGGCGAGGAATATGTTATCGGCCCGCTGGACGACCTGACCATTTTCGTATGGCGCAACGCCGAACTGGGGGCCAAGGTGCAGGTGCGTCCCGACGGCCGCATCACCACCCCGCTGATCACCGACATGCCGGCCGTGGGCAAGACGCCCAAGATGCTGGCCGAGGATATCAAGCTGGCGCTGTCGCAATATATCGAAAATCCGCTGGTGTCGGTGATCGTCAACAATTTCAACGGCACCTACAGCCAGCAGGTGCGGATCGTCGGCGCGACCGAAAAGCCGGCCTCCATCCCCTATCGCGCCAATATGACGCTGCTCGACGCGATGATCTCGGTCGGCGGCCTGTCCGAATATGCGGCGGGCAATCGCGGCCGGCTGGTTCGCTTCGACAAGGCGACCGGCAAGCAGAAGGAATATCAGGTCCGCCTGAACGACCTGCTCAAAAAGGGCGATACGCGCGCCAATGTGCTGCTCGCGCCCGGTGACGTTATCATCATCCCTGAAAGCATGTTCTGA